A stretch of Paraburkholderia phenazinium DNA encodes these proteins:
- a CDS encoding GNAT family N-acetyltransferase produces MESEVESAIRIRDAATVDMAAVQAIYAYHVLHGSASFEETPPSVDDMLGRRDAVLKAGLPYLVAQRQGRVVGYAYATPYRPRPAYRHTIEDSIYVEHGLDRLGIGRALLAELIQRCEQGPWRQMLAVVGNSENTGSLVLHERLGFRTVGTLKSVGFKFGQWVDTVLMQRELDSHQE; encoded by the coding sequence GTGGAATCAGAAGTTGAGAGTGCAATTCGGATTCGCGACGCGGCGACAGTCGACATGGCAGCCGTGCAGGCCATCTACGCGTACCACGTGTTGCACGGCAGCGCCTCGTTCGAAGAGACACCCCCCTCCGTCGACGACATGCTCGGACGCCGCGACGCAGTGTTGAAGGCGGGGCTTCCCTATCTGGTGGCGCAGAGGCAGGGCCGTGTAGTTGGCTATGCGTACGCGACTCCGTATCGGCCGCGTCCGGCATATCGCCACACCATCGAGGATTCGATCTACGTAGAACATGGGCTCGACCGTCTCGGGATCGGCCGAGCGCTGCTCGCGGAATTGATCCAACGGTGCGAGCAAGGGCCATGGCGGCAGATGCTTGCCGTTGTCGGCAATAGCGAGAACACGGGATCGCTTGTGTTGCATGAACGTCTCGGCTTCCGCACAGTGGGAACGCTGAAATCGGTCGGATTCAAGTTCGGCCAGTGGGTCGACACTGTGCTGATGCAACGGGAGTTGGACTCTCACCAGGAATAG
- a CDS encoding cytochrome b/b6 domain-containing protein, with protein sequence MNHATIHPVWVRIFHWINAAAVIAMCLSGWAVYNASPIFPAFRFPASITLGGWLGGALLWHFAVMWLLVANFLAYLGLGLVTGRLRKKLFPVSPRAIGSDLVAALRGKLNHGDLSRYNAVQKFAYLVVIADIALVVLSGLTIWKPVQFPLLRTAMGGFDNARIVHFAAMSVLVGFFAVHVAMVALVPRSLLTMIRGR encoded by the coding sequence TTGAATCACGCCACTATTCACCCCGTGTGGGTTCGCATTTTTCACTGGATTAATGCCGCCGCTGTTATAGCGATGTGCCTGAGCGGTTGGGCGGTGTACAACGCGTCGCCGATATTCCCGGCGTTCAGGTTTCCGGCGTCCATTACGCTGGGTGGCTGGCTAGGTGGCGCGCTGCTCTGGCACTTCGCGGTCATGTGGTTGCTGGTCGCAAACTTTCTCGCGTATCTGGGACTGGGCCTCGTAACGGGGCGTCTGCGCAAGAAACTCTTCCCGGTCAGCCCACGTGCAATTGGCTCCGACCTCGTTGCAGCCCTGCGAGGCAAGCTTAATCACGGCGATCTGAGCCGTTACAACGCCGTGCAGAAGTTCGCCTATCTCGTCGTGATCGCGGATATCGCGCTGGTCGTGCTGTCGGGATTGACGATCTGGAAGCCCGTTCAATTTCCGCTCCTGCGCACGGCGATGGGTGGCTTCGATAACGCACGCATCGTTCACTTTGCCGCAATGAGCGTACTCGTCGGCTTTTTCGCGGTGCACGTCGCGATGGTCGCTCTCGTCCCGCGTTCTTTGCTCACCATGATTCGAGGCCGGTAA
- a CDS encoding molybdopterin-dependent oxidoreductase, translating to MNSRKGHPTPAPAYRPDAQSIIRDAQKELSSSSRRLFGKRILTLGGLMLLSGCDLTNDKSVDTMLRRISSFNDDAQALLFDPRKLAPTYPESMITRPFPFNAYYDIDQVPDVDAQTYRLELKGRVKGKADWTLDELRALPQQSQVTRHICIEGWSAIGKWGGVRFADFLQRAGADTTAKYVALHCADNYWTSIDMPTALHAQTLLTLTYDGNTLPAKYGFPMKLRMPTKLGYKNPKHIVAITVTNEFPGGYWENQGYNWFGGS from the coding sequence ATGAATTCCCGAAAAGGTCACCCGACGCCCGCGCCGGCATACCGGCCCGACGCGCAATCGATCATCAGAGACGCGCAGAAGGAGCTCTCATCGTCCTCACGGCGTTTGTTTGGCAAACGGATCCTCACGCTGGGCGGCTTGATGCTCCTGTCGGGTTGCGATCTGACGAACGACAAATCCGTCGACACGATGCTGCGCCGAATCTCCTCCTTCAACGACGACGCTCAGGCATTGCTGTTCGATCCGCGCAAGCTGGCGCCGACGTACCCGGAATCGATGATCACACGGCCATTTCCGTTCAATGCCTACTACGACATTGATCAGGTGCCGGATGTCGATGCACAAACCTACCGTCTCGAACTGAAAGGACGGGTCAAGGGCAAAGCCGACTGGACGCTCGACGAACTGCGTGCGTTGCCGCAACAAAGCCAGGTCACCAGGCATATCTGCATTGAAGGGTGGAGCGCAATCGGCAAGTGGGGCGGAGTGCGATTCGCCGACTTCCTGCAGCGAGCGGGAGCCGATACCACCGCGAAGTACGTTGCACTGCACTGCGCCGATAACTACTGGACGAGCATCGACATGCCCACTGCACTTCATGCGCAGACGCTGCTCACGCTGACCTATGACGGCAACACCCTGCCTGCGAAGTACGGCTTCCCGATGAAGCTTCGGATGCCTACCAAACTGGGCTACAAAAACCCGAAGCATATCGTCGCCATTACCGTCACAAACGAATTTCCCGGCGGGTACTGGGAAAACCAGGGTTACAACTGGTTCGGCGGCTCCTGA
- a CDS encoding porin codes for MKKKCLVAALAATGCACAHAQSSVTLYGVVDTNIEYLTHASATGGSLVRENSGGLSNSRFGFRGTEDLGGGTSAWFVLEAGFNSNDGTPATAGTLFNRTAAVGLSNALGSLSAGLQYTAMYDTLEKYDPMGYAPQYTWFPTTGSSDDFSYKARLNNSVKYVGQFGGLKAIADYSFGGDADSFQSSAAYGGSLEYSTGTFAAAVAYDYRNGAITSTGTWTKTRNLSFSVLEHIGNGEIMGGYEHYLNDPTKGSTVSAAMWFGGVRYRFVPSFQLTAGTYYQSNKTANVSNSWMGVLSGDYSLSKRTDLYATVAYAAATRYANGTYTPIGVTDATAFASNQTGVTLGIRHRF; via the coding sequence GTGAAAAAGAAATGTCTTGTCGCCGCGCTCGCGGCGACCGGATGCGCCTGCGCGCACGCCCAATCGTCCGTGACCCTCTACGGCGTAGTCGACACCAACATCGAATATCTGACTCATGCAAGCGCGACGGGTGGGTCGCTGGTTCGAGAAAATTCAGGTGGACTTAGCAACTCGCGGTTTGGTTTTCGCGGCACGGAAGATCTGGGTGGCGGCACCAGCGCGTGGTTCGTATTGGAAGCCGGCTTTAACAGCAACGACGGCACGCCTGCCACCGCCGGTACGCTGTTCAATCGCACTGCAGCGGTGGGGTTGTCGAACGCCTTGGGATCGCTCTCGGCCGGCCTGCAATACACGGCCATGTACGACACACTCGAAAAGTACGATCCGATGGGTTACGCGCCTCAGTACACGTGGTTTCCCACCACCGGATCGTCGGACGACTTCTCCTACAAGGCGCGCCTCAACAATTCCGTGAAGTACGTAGGGCAGTTTGGCGGACTAAAGGCGATTGCCGATTACAGCTTCGGCGGCGACGCAGACTCGTTCCAGAGCAGCGCGGCCTATGGCGGTTCGCTGGAATACAGCACCGGCACGTTCGCGGCAGCGGTGGCTTACGATTATCGCAACGGCGCGATCACTTCGACCGGCACATGGACCAAGACGCGCAACCTAAGTTTCTCTGTCCTGGAGCATATCGGCAACGGTGAAATCATGGGTGGCTATGAGCACTACCTGAACGATCCGACCAAGGGCTCGACGGTTTCGGCCGCAATGTGGTTTGGCGGGGTGCGTTACCGGTTCGTACCAAGCTTCCAGCTAACGGCCGGCACCTACTATCAGTCCAACAAGACGGCGAACGTATCGAACTCGTGGATGGGCGTGCTAAGCGGCGACTATTCGCTATCCAAGCGCACCGATCTCTATGCGACCGTGGCGTATGCCGCAGCGACACGCTATGCGAATGGGACTTACACGCCCATTGGCGTAACGGACGCCACTGCCTTTGCGTCCAATCAGACAGGTGTCACGCTGGGTATCCGGCACCGCTTCTGA
- a CDS encoding ligand-binding sensor domain-containing diguanylate cyclase, with product MHKWRRHSLRILSCLLVCVEMVAAVPPARAADAWYDGSTPVFRHVEMPSDITPTAMLQDRDGLIWIASQTGLASWDGYRFRTYIADPSKPGTLPSSYINALYEDREGRLWAATDSGGLARLDKAAGTFSTLGAGPQGLSSVRVFSLAPDGPDGLWVGTEAGLDRLDLNTGKVRRAGGGAIPAGLPAHRISALLVDRGGNLWAGTLDGIYVLRAGAQAFVAVPATSLTGAAIEVWQLAEDREGRVWVGTRATGAFVIEPGATTAQQLRDSERSDGQGVETDWVGAIVDVGNGHVWLGTWAQGIVQVDTRSWATRRLRHDAGIPGSLGEDDVAALLRDRSGFVWAGGPNVFDSIDPSQRAISTWYGSDGHLLGGKRAEVTAVLVQPDGSVWLGADIGGVDIVPPDREHGRRLTAEDGLSRTALPRGAVLSMARAPDGSVYIGTAKGLYRTRDDGLSVERMEFPGISPTALVRAVSLVDGKLWIGGTDGLSYVDLSAQGATAYSVPGLQGEDITNLSAGADGTLWVGTQTGLTRYWPTTGRLERPWPEGPGRVGLPSTHVTSVVQDKRGRLWIAFYGGGVRVVEPGVGGAPTRIDSIGHDQGLQKNAANALLLDEQGNAWVSTDSGILRIDGNTLTTTLLQQADGVGLLPYWTSAAGTTPQGDLLFGGNGLTIVHPSEFQPARFKASIVLTDADGRPLPPSGLRLGPSQRTVQVAFALLDYSAPERTRYSYRLAGLEDTWTESSAEQRVAHYTNVPPGKYTLQVRASNRAGGQWTESVSLPVRVVPTWYERTTFRVIMALLLLALFGLLMHVRMRLLRRRALTLEAVIAERTQELQQRSDELVRRTAELQASEQRLEQLAYFDSLTGLANRRHFNDDLQLLIEQARRGAEFALVLVDLDRFKPINDIHGHDAGDVVLKAVGSRLRLITREIDLVARLGGDEFAVLLRDPGERDAVAEVCERIIATFAEPIPYRKLSLEVRASIGVARCPQDSRDAQGLYKSADMALYAAKEAGRSAWRWAGDSFEVDR from the coding sequence ATGCATAAGTGGAGGCGCCATTCGTTGCGTATCCTGAGTTGCCTTCTCGTCTGCGTGGAGATGGTCGCGGCTGTACCGCCCGCCAGAGCAGCCGATGCCTGGTACGATGGATCGACGCCGGTTTTTCGCCATGTCGAAATGCCGAGCGACATTACGCCCACGGCAATGCTGCAGGACCGGGACGGCCTGATCTGGATCGCCTCGCAAACGGGTCTCGCCAGCTGGGACGGCTATCGCTTCCGCACTTACATTGCCGACCCGAGCAAGCCTGGCACCTTGCCTTCTTCCTACATCAATGCGCTGTATGAGGACCGCGAGGGCCGCCTCTGGGCGGCCACAGACAGTGGCGGTCTCGCAAGACTCGACAAGGCAGCTGGCACCTTCTCTACGCTGGGCGCGGGCCCTCAGGGCCTGAGCAGCGTACGCGTATTCTCCCTTGCCCCTGACGGCCCGGACGGCCTCTGGGTGGGCACGGAGGCCGGCCTCGACCGGCTGGATCTCAACACCGGCAAGGTGCGGCGCGCAGGCGGTGGGGCCATCCCCGCTGGCCTGCCCGCGCACCGGATCAGCGCGCTCCTCGTCGATCGCGGCGGCAACCTGTGGGCCGGCACGCTCGACGGGATCTACGTATTGCGTGCCGGCGCACAGGCTTTTGTGGCGGTGCCGGCGACGAGCCTCACGGGCGCCGCTATCGAGGTCTGGCAACTGGCAGAGGACCGGGAAGGGCGGGTCTGGGTCGGGACGCGAGCGACCGGTGCCTTCGTGATCGAACCAGGTGCCACGACGGCGCAGCAATTGCGCGACAGCGAACGCAGCGACGGGCAGGGTGTCGAGACCGACTGGGTCGGCGCGATCGTCGATGTCGGTAACGGTCACGTGTGGCTCGGCACGTGGGCCCAGGGCATCGTGCAGGTCGACACCCGCAGCTGGGCGACCCGGCGTCTGCGCCACGATGCCGGGATTCCTGGGAGCCTGGGCGAGGACGACGTGGCGGCGCTACTGCGCGATCGCAGTGGGTTTGTGTGGGCCGGCGGACCGAATGTGTTCGATTCGATCGATCCCTCCCAGCGGGCGATATCCACGTGGTATGGCAGCGACGGCCACCTGCTCGGCGGCAAGCGGGCAGAGGTCACGGCGGTGCTTGTCCAGCCCGACGGCAGCGTCTGGCTCGGCGCCGATATCGGCGGCGTCGACATCGTCCCGCCTGACCGCGAGCACGGCCGGCGTCTCACGGCGGAGGACGGTCTGTCGCGGACCGCGCTTCCCAGGGGCGCAGTGCTTTCGATGGCACGCGCACCGGACGGTAGCGTCTACATCGGGACTGCTAAGGGTTTGTACCGAACGCGTGATGACGGTCTCAGTGTCGAGCGGATGGAGTTCCCTGGCATTTCGCCTACTGCATTGGTGAGGGCGGTGTCGCTCGTCGATGGCAAGCTCTGGATCGGCGGCACGGACGGATTGAGCTATGTCGACCTGTCCGCGCAAGGCGCCACGGCGTACAGTGTCCCCGGCCTGCAGGGCGAAGACATCACGAACCTCAGCGCCGGCGCAGACGGGACGCTGTGGGTCGGCACGCAGACAGGACTTACGCGGTACTGGCCGACAACCGGCCGGCTCGAGCGGCCCTGGCCGGAGGGGCCCGGGCGTGTCGGCCTGCCTAGCACCCACGTGACTTCGGTTGTGCAGGACAAGCGCGGGCGGCTGTGGATTGCTTTCTATGGCGGAGGCGTGCGTGTGGTCGAGCCCGGGGTGGGCGGAGCGCCTACGCGAATCGACAGCATCGGTCACGATCAGGGTCTGCAGAAAAACGCCGCGAATGCCCTGCTGCTCGACGAGCAGGGCAACGCCTGGGTCAGCACCGACAGCGGCATTCTGCGCATCGACGGTAACACGCTGACCACGACGCTGCTGCAGCAGGCCGACGGGGTGGGGCTGCTGCCGTACTGGACCTCAGCGGCCGGGACGACACCGCAAGGCGATCTGCTGTTCGGCGGCAACGGTTTGACCATCGTGCATCCGAGCGAATTCCAGCCGGCACGTTTCAAGGCTTCCATCGTGCTGACCGATGCCGATGGCCGGCCGTTACCGCCGTCCGGGCTCAGGCTCGGCCCTTCGCAACGCACGGTGCAAGTGGCTTTCGCGTTGCTCGATTACTCGGCCCCCGAACGCACGCGCTACTCCTATCGCCTGGCTGGCCTGGAGGATACGTGGACCGAGTCATCCGCCGAGCAGCGCGTCGCGCATTATACGAATGTGCCGCCCGGAAAATACACGCTGCAGGTGCGGGCGTCGAACCGTGCCGGAGGTCAATGGACCGAGTCGGTGAGCTTGCCCGTCCGCGTTGTGCCGACGTGGTACGAGAGGACCACGTTTCGCGTGATCATGGCACTCCTGCTGCTGGCGCTGTTCGGCCTGCTGATGCACGTGCGCATGCGCCTGCTGCGGCGACGCGCATTGACGCTGGAGGCGGTGATCGCGGAGCGGACCCAGGAACTCCAGCAACGTTCCGATGAGCTGGTGCGCCGCACGGCGGAATTGCAGGCCAGCGAACAGCGGCTCGAGCAGTTGGCTTACTTCGACAGTCTGACGGGCCTCGCGAACCGGCGGCACTTCAACGACGATCTGCAACTCCTGATCGAGCAGGCGCGTCGCGGCGCGGAATTCGCGCTTGTGCTGGTCGACCTCGATCGCTTCAAGCCGATCAACGATATCCACGGCCACGATGCTGGCGACGTGGTGTTGAAGGCCGTTGGCTCACGCCTGCGGCTGATCACGCGCGAGATCGATCTTGTCGCGCGCCTTGGCGGCGACGAGTTCGCCGTGCTGCTCAGAGATCCAGGCGAGCGCGATGCGGTGGCCGAGGTGTGCGAGCGGATCATCGCCACCTTCGCTGAGCCGATTCCGTACCGCAAGCTTTCGCTGGAGGTCAGGGCGAGCATCGGGGTTGCGCGTTGTCCACAGGACTCACGGGATGCCCAGGGGCTGTATAAATCCGCGGACATGGCGCTCTACGCGGCGAAAGAGGCCGGCCGCAGCGCCTGGCGCTGGGCGGGCGATTCTTTCGAGGTGGACCGTTGA
- a CDS encoding putative bifunctional diguanylate cyclase/phosphodiesterase, which produces MASIVWSALFGFGSLLCNVSGDPTLFLLGNVCAVGVIGGLAGRNAGIPHLVLIQITLILGLLGLGAALSPGSGKLVLLFQAPFCAAGFFTVALRSNRDTVALLTARENSHRLARHDSLTGLPNRARISELLLERTGTVQQVDDQSFAVLLIDLDGFKAINDSLGHAAGDQILQEAAIRLRDILPAGGIVGRLAGDEFVAIYDGASLIDDVRVLADRIVKALARPFVLSEARVHIGASVGISLYPEHGKTGPQLLICADRALYAVKRNGKSAFAVFDADKHASDESLSLLRSDLEGAMQSFSGLRMEYQPIVDLSDGTISGREALLRWTHPTRGELSPIAFIPTAERTGLVLELGEWALRQSCMEAVTWRDAVTVAVNVSPVQLREESFAATVESILHKTKLPPQRLNIEVTETVLLSDDIATRRNVATLRALGIGLALDDFGTGFSTMSTLVRFSFDELKIDSSFVKESVHRRESAAVVRGIVALAREMGMPTTAEGIETPEQLDFVRGCGCTHAQGYLLGRPERAETIAHREERLAADGVIKG; this is translated from the coding sequence TTGGCGAGCATTGTCTGGAGCGCGCTGTTCGGCTTCGGCAGCCTTCTATGCAATGTCAGCGGCGACCCGACGCTATTCCTGCTCGGAAATGTTTGCGCCGTCGGCGTTATAGGCGGCCTGGCAGGTCGCAATGCCGGCATTCCCCACCTTGTGCTGATTCAGATCACGCTCATTCTCGGGCTACTCGGTCTGGGCGCGGCCCTCTCTCCCGGCTCCGGCAAGCTCGTCCTGCTGTTTCAGGCGCCATTCTGCGCGGCAGGCTTCTTTACCGTCGCCCTGCGTAGCAACCGCGACACCGTCGCGTTGCTGACGGCACGCGAAAACAGCCACCGCCTGGCGCGCCACGACAGTCTCACTGGCTTGCCCAACCGCGCACGCATCAGCGAGCTCCTGCTCGAGCGCACGGGGACCGTGCAGCAGGTCGACGATCAATCGTTCGCTGTTCTACTGATCGACCTCGACGGCTTCAAGGCGATCAACGACAGCCTTGGACACGCTGCGGGCGACCAGATCCTGCAGGAAGCGGCGATACGGCTGCGCGATATCCTGCCGGCCGGCGGTATCGTCGGACGCCTGGCGGGGGACGAATTCGTCGCCATCTACGATGGCGCTTCCCTGATCGATGATGTGCGTGTGCTGGCCGATCGCATCGTCAAGGCATTGGCCCGGCCGTTCGTGCTGAGCGAGGCACGCGTCCACATTGGCGCGAGTGTTGGTATTTCGCTTTATCCGGAGCACGGCAAAACCGGGCCGCAATTGCTGATATGCGCGGATCGTGCCTTGTACGCGGTCAAGCGCAATGGCAAAAGTGCCTTTGCCGTTTTCGATGCCGACAAGCACGCCTCCGACGAAAGTCTGAGTCTCCTGCGCAGCGACCTCGAAGGCGCGATGCAGTCTTTTAGCGGCTTGCGGATGGAGTATCAGCCCATCGTCGATCTTAGCGACGGGACCATCTCGGGACGCGAGGCGTTGCTGCGCTGGACCCACCCGACGCGCGGCGAGTTGTCGCCCATCGCATTCATTCCCACGGCCGAACGCACGGGCCTGGTACTCGAACTGGGTGAATGGGCGCTGCGGCAATCGTGCATGGAAGCGGTCACCTGGCGCGATGCGGTCACGGTTGCGGTCAACGTCTCGCCTGTGCAATTGCGCGAGGAGTCGTTCGCTGCGACGGTCGAGTCGATCCTGCACAAAACGAAGTTGCCGCCGCAGCGCCTGAATATCGAGGTGACCGAAACAGTGCTGCTAAGCGACGATATCGCGACCCGGCGCAACGTCGCAACGCTCCGTGCATTAGGTATCGGACTGGCGCTGGACGATTTTGGAACCGGCTTTTCAACCATGTCGACGCTCGTCCGTTTTTCGTTCGATGAACTCAAGATCGACAGTTCCTTCGTCAAGGAATCCGTGCACCGGCGCGAATCCGCGGCGGTGGTTCGCGGGATCGTGGCGTTGGCGCGGGAGATGGGCATGCCGACTACCGCGGAAGGTATCGAGACCCCCGAACAACTCGACTTCGTCCGCGGCTGCGGATGTACCCACGCGCAAGGCTACCTGCTTGGCAGGCCGGAGCGGGCGGAGACCATCGCGCACCGGGAAGAGCGGCTCGCCGCCGACGGTGTGATCAAAGGCTAG
- a CDS encoding phospholipase D-like domain-containing protein yields MDHHSEPTTNNDPGQMSVPFITQGSYPRRPGNRVRPLIDSGPAFRRICEAVESAQHRVWLTVTFVSRLFQMPDGRGTLFDVLDGAAQRGVDVRVIFWRPNPASNGYGQTFEGTQSDFDWLAERGSRLNARWDRAPATYCHHQKCWLIDAGESSETVFVGGINPTFALVEPGHAGGEQRHDVYAEITGPCASDVHHNFVQRWNETSERNSALGVYGPDEHSDLAFPTRLSKAQGPSTVQIQRNVHAGCYRNAHAAPGVGEAYPIANGERSITEQYLLAIAAARRSIYLENQALPVPAIAGALENALKRGVFVVLLVPGEPEPYVAQWRQNPERAAFFEQIEALGRHENFTLAALAGPTQTDGRRYVYVHAKLMLIDDAWATIGSCNLHANSLYGHSEMNASVWDSNAVKALRCQLFLEHLGQDTSHLDDRSAVQLYQSIAHRNDRRWRDGNDDWDGSIACSLKPQAYGKTHGPDNVLALSSGKTA; encoded by the coding sequence ATGGATCACCACTCCGAGCCGACCACAAATAACGATCCCGGCCAGATGTCCGTCCCATTCATCACGCAGGGTTCCTATCCGCGACGGCCCGGCAACCGGGTTCGTCCGCTTATAGATAGCGGTCCTGCATTTCGCCGCATCTGCGAAGCGGTAGAAAGCGCCCAGCACCGTGTCTGGCTCACCGTTACCTTCGTATCAAGGCTTTTTCAGATGCCCGACGGACGGGGCACGCTGTTCGATGTGCTCGATGGTGCTGCCCAGCGGGGTGTCGACGTCCGCGTGATTTTCTGGCGCCCCAACCCCGCGAGCAATGGATACGGACAGACGTTTGAAGGCACCCAGTCCGACTTCGACTGGCTGGCGGAGCGGGGCTCGCGTTTGAACGCTCGCTGGGATCGCGCGCCCGCCACCTATTGTCACCATCAGAAATGCTGGCTGATCGATGCAGGGGAGTCCTCGGAAACCGTGTTTGTCGGCGGCATCAACCCGACTTTCGCGCTCGTCGAACCTGGGCACGCAGGGGGTGAACAACGCCACGACGTCTACGCCGAGATAACCGGTCCATGCGCGAGCGATGTGCATCACAACTTCGTTCAGCGCTGGAACGAAACCAGCGAGCGCAATAGTGCGCTTGGCGTGTATGGACCTGACGAACACTCGGATCTCGCGTTCCCGACACGTTTATCGAAGGCGCAAGGCCCGAGCACCGTGCAGATTCAACGCAATGTGCACGCTGGATGTTATCGCAACGCGCACGCAGCCCCGGGCGTTGGAGAAGCCTATCCCATCGCCAACGGCGAGCGGTCCATCACCGAACAATATCTGTTGGCCATCGCCGCCGCGCGTCGTTCGATCTACCTGGAAAATCAGGCGCTTCCGGTGCCCGCCATTGCCGGTGCGCTTGAAAATGCCTTGAAACGAGGGGTATTCGTGGTTCTTCTGGTGCCGGGAGAGCCCGAACCGTATGTCGCGCAGTGGCGACAAAATCCTGAACGCGCGGCGTTTTTCGAGCAGATCGAAGCACTCGGCCGCCATGAAAATTTCACGCTCGCCGCACTCGCAGGGCCCACGCAAACCGATGGCCGGCGTTACGTTTACGTCCATGCAAAGCTCATGCTGATAGACGATGCATGGGCCACCATAGGATCGTGCAACCTTCATGCGAATTCGCTGTACGGCCATAGCGAAATGAACGCGAGCGTCTGGGACTCCAACGCGGTAAAAGCCCTGCGCTGCCAGCTCTTCCTCGAACACCTGGGCCAGGATACAAGCCATCTGGACGATCGCTCAGCCGTTCAGCTTTACCAAAGCATCGCACACCGAAACGATCGCCGCTGGCGAGACGGCAATGACGATTGGGACGGTAGTATCGCCTGCAGTCTGAAGCCGCAAGCCTATGGAAAAACGCACGGACCAGACAACGTCCTTGCGCTTTCCTCAGGAAAAACGGCTTAA
- the solA gene encoding N-methyl-L-tryptophan oxidase: protein MLEERCDVVVVGLGAMGAATLYQLAKAGAKAVGIDRYAPPHDQGSSHGDTRITRLAVGEGAAYVPLVRRSQQIWRELEARDGDALFEQCGVLVMTSGATHTSHHGAADFTLSTIELARTYGIAHEVLTAEQLRARFPQFAPLRDDTIAYYEPEGGFVRPERCIAAQLKAARELGADVIAGVTVSAVESMGNVVRVRAGDRTVVADKVVVCAGMWSAELLGEPFKSLLKVCRQQLFWFKLEEPMIFPEVSPSFILSHGPLDTDFCYGFPPIPGEGSMKIATEQYMALSEPDSLDRTVSDADVAAMFRTHVAGKIAGVTAERVKARVCTYTVTPDYGFIIDEHPALKNVTAVSACSGHGFKHSAAIGEAVAQRCLSGKSQIDLSAFSLSRFS, encoded by the coding sequence GTGCTCGAAGAACGATGCGATGTCGTGGTGGTGGGACTCGGCGCCATGGGCGCAGCCACGCTTTACCAGCTGGCCAAGGCTGGCGCGAAAGCGGTGGGCATAGACCGATATGCCCCGCCGCATGACCAGGGATCGAGTCACGGAGACACGCGTATTACCCGGCTGGCCGTTGGCGAAGGCGCCGCGTACGTGCCGTTGGTGCGCAGGTCGCAGCAGATCTGGCGCGAACTGGAAGCACGCGACGGTGACGCGCTCTTCGAGCAATGCGGGGTGCTCGTCATGACCTCGGGCGCGACGCACACATCGCACCACGGCGCGGCTGATTTCACGCTGAGCACGATCGAGCTGGCACGGACCTATGGCATCGCTCATGAGGTTCTCACGGCCGAACAGCTCCGCGCACGCTTCCCGCAATTTGCGCCGCTTCGCGACGACACGATCGCGTACTACGAACCGGAAGGGGGCTTTGTGCGACCCGAACGGTGCATCGCCGCGCAACTGAAGGCGGCGCGCGAGCTCGGGGCCGACGTGATCGCCGGTGTGACGGTTTCCGCTGTGGAGTCGATGGGCAACGTGGTCCGGGTGAGGGCGGGCGATCGGACAGTGGTGGCGGATAAGGTCGTTGTCTGCGCCGGCATGTGGTCCGCCGAGCTGTTGGGCGAGCCGTTCAAAAGCTTGCTGAAGGTTTGCAGGCAACAGCTATTCTGGTTCAAGCTTGAAGAGCCTATGATTTTTCCTGAGGTTTCCCCGAGCTTCATTCTCTCGCACGGTCCTTTGGACACCGACTTTTGCTACGGCTTTCCACCCATTCCCGGTGAAGGCAGCATGAAGATCGCGACCGAGCAATACATGGCGCTGAGCGAGCCCGATTCGCTGGATCGCACGGTGTCCGACGCCGATGTGGCGGCCATGTTCCGCACGCATGTTGCGGGCAAGATCGCCGGCGTGACCGCGGAACGGGTCAAGGCGCGTGTCTGTACCTACACCGTGACGCCTGACTATGGTTTCATCATTGACGAGCATCCTGCGCTCAAGAATGTCACCGCGGTGTCGGCCTGTTCGGGTCATGGCTTCAAGCATTCGGCGGCAATCGGCGAGGCGGTCGCGCAACGCTGTCTGAGCGGAAAGAGTCAGATCGACCTTTCGGCGTTTTCTTTAAGCCGTTTTTCCTGA